A single Thermaerobacter sp. FW80 DNA region contains:
- the leuD gene encoding 3-isopropylmalate dehydratase small subunit, with translation MGRVWKYGDDINTDVIIPARYLFTTDPAELAAHCMEDLDPSFAGKVRPGDVIVAGRNFGCGSSREHAPVAIRAAGVACVIAVSFARIFYRNAINVGLPILECPEAVAALQDGDEVEVDVAAGTIRRVATGETFQAAPFPPFMQEILRCGGLVEYARRKLAAAAAAPEGADPQRSP, from the coding sequence GTGGGCCGCGTGTGGAAGTACGGCGACGACATCAACACCGACGTGATCATCCCGGCGCGGTACCTGTTCACCACGGACCCGGCGGAGCTGGCGGCCCACTGCATGGAAGACCTGGACCCCAGCTTCGCCGGCAAGGTCCGTCCCGGCGACGTCATCGTCGCCGGCCGCAACTTCGGCTGCGGCTCGTCGAGGGAACACGCGCCCGTCGCCATCCGGGCCGCGGGGGTGGCGTGTGTCATCGCCGTGTCCTTCGCGCGGATCTTCTACCGCAACGCCATCAACGTGGGCCTGCCGATCCTGGAGTGCCCCGAGGCGGTGGCCGCCCTGCAGGACGGCGACGAGGTTGAGGTCGACGTGGCGGCCGGCACCATCCGGCGCGTGGCCACCGGGGAGACCTTCCAGGCGGCCCCCTTCCCGCCCTTCATGCAGGAGATCCTGCGGTGCGGCGGGCTGGTGGAGTACGCGCGCCGCAAGCTGGCGGCCGCCGCGGCGGCACCGGAGGGTGCGGACCCACAGCGGTCCCCTTGA
- the leuB gene encoding 3-isopropylmalate dehydrogenase → MPGRIAEGAGSMTYRIAVLPGDGIGPEVTREAVRVLEAVGAAAGIRFEFVEAPIGGAAVDATGDPFPPETEQACLAADAILLGAVGGPRWDREPVARRPESGLLRLRKGVGAYANLRPVRVHPALAGRGPLRPEVVGGGIDILIVRELTGGLYYGERGVQQEPFGERAYDTMVYTTPEIERVVRMAFQLARGRRRRVISVDKSNVLETSRLWRRVTEAVAEEFGDVELEHMLVDNAAMQLVRNPGRFDVLVTENTFGDILSDLGAALCGSLGLLPSASLGLPGRPPLFEPVHGSAPDIAGRGIANPLGAIASAAMMLRYAFGLEREARAVEEAVDDLLAAGPWTPDIAPPGAPVAGTEDVGRAVARRVRERLAPAPLEPVVPAAERDGRGSPDRRGSGEGPGLAGDAVAASWIAGDYGFRPVPPDEPAPPAGAPGAARDRAGRGPTPDAAPGGVHGPEAASAGRAGSRGTTPGPQGSADHAAATNGMVPPGQRPTAPPKARRGAGTGSTRRRARARKGV, encoded by the coding sequence GTGCCGGGACGGATTGCGGAGGGGGCGGGCAGCATGACGTATCGCATCGCCGTCCTGCCCGGGGACGGCATCGGCCCCGAGGTGACGCGGGAAGCGGTGCGGGTCCTGGAGGCGGTGGGGGCGGCGGCCGGGATCCGCTTCGAGTTCGTCGAGGCACCCATCGGCGGCGCCGCCGTCGACGCCACCGGCGACCCCTTCCCGCCCGAGACCGAGCAGGCCTGCCTAGCCGCCGACGCCATCCTGTTGGGAGCGGTGGGCGGGCCGCGTTGGGATCGCGAGCCGGTGGCCCGCCGGCCGGAGTCCGGCCTGCTGCGGCTGCGCAAGGGCGTCGGCGCCTACGCCAACCTGCGGCCGGTGCGGGTTCATCCGGCCCTGGCGGGCCGCGGTCCCCTGCGCCCCGAGGTGGTCGGCGGCGGGATCGACATCCTGATCGTCCGCGAGCTCACCGGGGGGCTCTACTACGGCGAGCGCGGGGTGCAGCAGGAGCCCTTCGGCGAGCGGGCCTACGACACCATGGTCTACACCACGCCCGAGATCGAGCGGGTCGTGCGCATGGCCTTCCAGCTGGCCCGCGGGCGGCGCCGGCGGGTGATCTCGGTCGACAAGAGCAACGTGCTGGAGACCTCCCGCCTGTGGCGCCGGGTGACCGAGGCGGTGGCCGAGGAGTTCGGCGACGTGGAGCTGGAGCACATGCTGGTGGACAACGCCGCCATGCAGCTGGTCCGCAACCCCGGCCGCTTCGACGTGCTGGTGACCGAGAACACCTTCGGCGACATCCTGAGCGATCTCGGCGCGGCGCTCTGCGGCTCCTTGGGACTGCTCCCCTCGGCCAGCCTCGGGCTGCCCGGCCGGCCGCCCCTCTTCGAGCCCGTCCACGGCTCGGCGCCCGACATCGCCGGCCGGGGCATCGCCAACCCCCTGGGGGCCATCGCCTCGGCGGCGATGATGCTCCGCTACGCCTTCGGCCTCGAGCGGGAGGCCCGCGCGGTGGAAGAGGCCGTCGACGACCTGCTGGCCGCGGGGCCGTGGACGCCTGACATCGCGCCGCCCGGCGCCCCGGTGGCGGGCACCGAGGACGTGGGCCGGGCCGTCGCCCGCCGGGTGCGGGAACGGCTGGCCCCCGCGCCGCTGGAGCCGGTGGTGCCGGCGGCGGAGCGGGACGGCCGGGGATCGCCGGACCGCCGCGGGTCCGGGGAGGGTCCGGGGCTGGCCGGGGATGCGGTGGCCGCCTCGTGGATCGCCGGCGACTACGGCTTCCGGCCGGTTCCTCCGGACGAACCGGCCCCGCCCGCCGGGGCCCCAGGCGCTGCCCGCGACCGCGCCGGCCGGGGCCCGACCCCCGACGCAGCGCCCGGCGGCGTCCACGGACCCGAGGCGGCGTCGGCCGGCCGGGCGGGAAGCCGCGGCACCACCCCTGGACCCCAGGGCTCGGCCGACCACGCCGCCGCCACCAACGGGATGGTGCCGCCCGGCCAACGCCCCACGGCCCCACCAAAGGCACGCCGGGGCGCCGGGACGGGGAGCACCCGTCGCCGGGCCCGAGCTCGGAAGGGAGTGTGA